The window AGGAAATATAAAAAGTCTGTTTTCTTGGGATTTAGTGCCGCTTCAATAGACATTGTCCCTGAACTAGCGATTGGGCCAGGTGGCAACCCCTTGTATTTATAAGTATTATAAGGGGATTCAACCTTTAAATCTTCATAAAGGACTCTCTCCTTATGTTTACCTGTTGCATAAAGCACGGTCGGATCTGTCTGAAGTGGCATTCCTGCCTGAACCCGATTGTAAAAGACACTAGCAATTGTCTCTCGGTCTGCCTTTTCAGTTGCTTCCTCTTCAATTAATGAAGCCATGGTCAATAGTTTATGTGGAGAAACTTTTTGCTCACTCATTTGCGTTTCGTATCCATTTAAAACAGATTTTGTTTTATCCAGCATTTCCATAACTACTTTTTCAATTGATGGTTTTTCCTCATAAAAAGAATAGGTAGCAGGGAATAAATAACCCTCCAATGGATATATAACATCTTTATTTAATATTTCATCTGTTAACAGGTCAGGATATTTTTCCATTAATGATTTTACAAAGGCGGGATCATTTAGTTGAGCCCATACTTCGTCATGTCCCCGGTTTGTTTTTTCAGCAATAATATCAGCAATTTGTTTAAGCTGTTTACCTTCCGGAATCGTGATTTTGAAAGCTGCATTTTGTAACAGTTTTCCTGTCTTAAGTCTACTTATGATTTCTGGAATTGTCATGGCTGGGGTCAATTTGTAGTTTCCTGCCATAAAGTCAGCTTCATTTTTGAACTTCACGTAATATTTGAATACTTTAGCGTCTTTAATAATACCCTTTTCTTCTAAAATCTGGCCAATTCCTGTAACAGAAGATCCTATCGGAATCGTGACCTTTTTCTCATGCTTATCGTTTGGATCTACTGGTTTCATTGCAGATTTGATATAAAAATATCCTCCACCTACAACAGCGCCCATTAGTAAAAAAATGATCATCGAAACGATGAGAACAATTTTACGAACAACCTTTGCTTCACTTTGCCGTTCCATCATTTTTTGGCGAAAAAAGTCTTTTATTGCCTGATTCCTATCTGACAAAAATGTTCCCTCCACTCACTTGAGCTTTACCTAATCTTTTTACATCCCCGAATCATTATACTATATTTTCATTTTTCACCGCAAAAAAATACATGAAAGCGGATTTTTTGGGTACATTCGACAAAATTGATAAGGAAAAGGCAAAAAAAAAACTGCCGAGTGGTCTCGGACAGCTTTTTTATTAACTTTCTTATTCTTCGTTTTCTTGCTCTTCTAGGAATGTATTGAGCATTTCCTCAACCAAATCCCACTCTTCATCTGTTTCAATTGGAGTTAAATCGCCGTCTTCGTCGTTTTCGTTTGGAGTAAACGATGAAGCGTGAATTTCGATGTCTTCTTCATCATCGTCATCAGCACCAATTGGATAGTATAAAACATAAGACTTTCCAAATTCCTCTGAATCAAATGTAAACAAAACCTCACATAATTGCTCGTTTCCTTCATCATCTACTACAGTAATATTATTTTCTCCGTGATCCATTTTTCCACCTCATTAAAATTTACTATCTAAAAATCCCTGCAAAATAAGTGTTGCAGCCATTTTGTCGATTACTTTTTTTCGTTTCTTGCGGCTAACATCTGCTTCAAGAAGGACCCTTTCCGCAGCCATTGTGGTCAATCGTTCATCCCAAAGGACAACAGGCAAGGAGAAAAGTTTTTCTAATTCACCCGCGTAAGCTTGGCAAGCTTCGCCCCGAGGACCAATAGTATTATTCATGTTCTTTGGCAGACCGACAACAATTTTACTAACTTGTTGTTCCTTAATAATCTCACCAATTTCCGCAAATCCAAACTCTTTTTCTTCTTCATTAATTTTCAAGGTTGTCAGTCCTTGTGCAGTCCAGCCCAATTCATCACTAACTGCCACACCTACTGTTTTCGTACCGACATCCAATCCCATTACCCGCATCGATTAATCCTCATGCTGTTTTTTCAAATAGGATTTCACCAGTTCTTCAATAATTTCATCCCGTTCCAATTTGCGAATGATATTACGGGCATCCCGATGACGAGGAATATAGGCCGGGTCCCCAGACAGTAGGTAACCAACGATCTGGTTAATGGGGTGATATCCCTTTTCCTGCAAAGCACCATATACCTGATTTAGTACTTCAGTTACATTATGCTCAATAGGCTCTTCTGGAAAATTAAATCTCATCGTTTTGTCAAATGAGCTCATTTTTTGCACCTCGCTTTTTGGTGGAGCAAAACTAGTAATGATTATCTATATTTTACACTACTTCTTTCGGTTATCAAACGGATTTTACCCATTCGTCAACAAAAGAAAGTGCAGATTCTAATTTATTAGGATCTTTTCCTCCGGCTTGGGCCATATCAGGACGTCCGCCTCCGCCACCACCACAGCGAGAAGCAACTTCTTTGATTAACTTTCCAGCGTGATAGCCCTTTTCGATTAAATCATTGGTGACACCAGCAATAAGGTTAACTTTGTCATCATTGACACTTCCGAGTAACACGATTCCGGAACCAATTTTTTGTTTTAAGTCATCCGCCATATTGCGTAAATTATTCATGTCTGATGCTTGAACTTTGGCGGAAAGCACTTTAATTCCATCAATTTCTTTGATTTTAGAAACGAGACCTCCAGCTTCAATATTACCCAATTTTGCTGACAATGATTCATTTTCACGTTGAAGCTGCTTGATTTCCCCTAATAATGTTTCAATCCGATTAACGACCTCTTTAGGATTTGATTTAAGCTTTGCTGCCACTTCTTTCAATATTCCAATTTGGTCGTTTAATAATTTATAAGCCGATTCGCCAGTTACTGCCTCAATTCGGCGTGTACCTGCACCGATGCCTGATTCGGATACGATTTTAAATAAACCGATAACAGACGTATTTGGAACATGGCAACCACCACAAAGCTCTAGGCTAAAGTCTCCCACTTGCACGACACGAACGATATCACCATATTTTTCACCAAACAGAGCCATGGCTCCCAATGCCTTCGCTTCAGCAATTGGTTTTAAATCAATGTTAACTTGAATGCTCCGCCAAATCTGTTCATTGACAATCGCTTCAATCTTCTCAAGCTCCTCAGGATGGATTTGACCAAAATGAGAGAAATCAAATCGTAATCTATCAGGCTCAACAAGTGAACCAGCTTGATTAACATGAGGACCAAGGACATCTTTTAAGGCGCGTTGCAGTAAATGGGTTGCAGTATGATTCTTGATAATGTCGCCACGAATTTCCTGGTTCACAATTGCCTTTACCATTGCGTTTGGCTTTAGCGTTCCCTCTTCAATTACAGCTTGATGCAAATTCTGTCCATTAGGAGCCTTTTGAACATCCTTAATTTTCACCTTAACACCAGTAGCAACTAAAGTCCCTTGGTCAGCAATTTGACCACCGCTCTCAGCATAGAAAGGGGTAACATCTAAAATTAGCTTCACTTCATCCCCGACATTTGCTGCATCTGCTAGTTCACCATCTTTTAGGATAACTAAGACGTTTGCGTCGGTTTCTAATTGCTGATAGCCAATAAATTTGCTTTCAACCTTTATATCGCCTAATACTCCACCCTGAACCTGCATCGAATCAACATCATGTCTGGCAGAGCGCGCACGTTCACGTTGAAGTTCCATTTCCTTTTCAAAGCCAGCATGGTCAACCTTCATGCCGCTCTCTTCCGCATATTCCTCTGTCAACTCCACAGGGAATCCATAAGTATCATAGAGACGGAACACGTCTTCCCCAGGGATGACCTCGCTTTTTTGTTCTTTTTGTTTCTCGATTACATTTGATAGAATCGCTAAACCATCATGTAACGTCTCATGGAAACGCTCTTCTTCATTTTTTATGACCTTTTGAATGAATTCTACATTTTCTTTTACTTGCGGGTAAAAATCGTGCATGATTTCACCAACAACTGGGACTAATTCAAACATAAATGGTCGATTAATATTAATTTGCTTTGCATAACGAACAGCGCGGCGCAGCAAGCGGCGCAACACATAACCTCTTCCTTCGTTTGAAGGTAAAGCTCCATCACCAACAGCAAAGGCAACAGTACGAATGTGATCAGCAATTACTTTAAATGCAACATCAGCTTCTTTATTATTACGGTATGTAACACCAGATATTGCTTCTGTCTCTTTTATAATTGGCATAAACAAATCTGTATCAAAGTTTGTGGGAACATCCTGGACAACAGAAGCCATCCGTTCAAGCCCCATCCCCGTATCAATATTTCTCTTAGGAAGTGGAGTGTATGTCCCATCAGGGTTGTGATTAAATTGTGAAAACACTAGATTCCAAACCTCTAAATAGCGCTCATTTTCCCCACCAGGATACAATTCAGGATCATTTTGATCGTTACCATACTCTGGGCCACGATCATAAAAAATTTCTGTATTCGGGCCACTTGGACCCTCACCAATATCCCAGAAATTCCCTTCCAAACGAATAATTCTTTCTTCTGGAATTCCAATTTTTTTGTTCCACATTTCAAATGCTTCTGTGTCTTCAGGATGGATTGTGACCGATAAACGTTCAGGTTCCCATCCAATCCATTTTTCACTAGTAAGAAACTCCCAAGCCCATTCAATTGCTTCTTCTTTAAAGTATTCTCCAATCGAGAAATTACCCAACATTTCGAAAAAAGTATGATGTCGTGCCGTTTTTCCAACATTTTCGATATCATTTGTACGGATTGATTTTTGAGCATTAGTGATTCTTGGATTATCCGGAATCACACGACCATCGAAATATTTTTTTAACGTTGCTACACCGCTATTGATCCATAATAATGATGGATCATCATGGGGAACCAGCGGTGCACTTGGTTCGACAGCATGTCCTTTTTCTTTAAAAAATTCTAAAAACAATCGGCGTATATCTGAGCCAGATAAGTTCTTTTTCATTAGAACACCCTCCTATTTATAAAAAAACAATATAAAAAGCCCTCATCCCTAACAGGGACGAAAGCTTTGCTTCTCGCGGTACCACCCTGATTATGGACATTCATTCTTATGTCCACCTCTCAATTCACCTTAACGCGGCAAACGGCAGGGATTAGCTGCACTCTGGACTAGCGTTCTGTTATCCTTCATCAAGAATTTCTTTCAGCCTAAGGAAATTCCTCTCTAAAAATGATGGTCTATAACATACTTGTTCCTTCTTCATGTTACATATGCATATAGCCGAATTATATAAAACTGAGAACGAGTTTGTCAATGTTTGGCTAAGGACGGATATTTTCTTTTGGATGCCTATACCGAACAAAGTGGTCCTTTGCATGTAGAATTGCTACTTTTGATATTGATAATATAGGAACAGCCAGGATTAGCCCAAGGATCCCACCAATTTCTCCGCCAGCTAAAAGGGAAAACATAATAAATAATGGATGCATATGGAGGCTTTTTCCGACTATAAAAGGCGATAAAATATTCCCTTCTAAAAACTGCAGAATAAAAATAATGACCAACGAGATAATCACCATTTTACCCGATAAGGTAGCGGCGATGATAACAGCCGGTATCGCTCCGATAATCGGTCCAAAATACGGAATCACATTGGTTACTCCAATGATAAACCCTAGCAATAATGGATATTTCATGTCAACAAACCAAAAGAGCAGTGCCGAAATCGTCCCGATTAGGACACAGACCAGCAATTGTCCTCTTATATAATTCCCCAGCGAGTCATCTACATCACGTAAAAAAAGGATTCCTTGTTTACGCCAAGCCCTTGGTGTTAAATACCATACTGATTTTTTTAATAGGTGATAATCCTTGAGCATGTAAAAAGCAATAAACGGGATAATCGCAAATAGGAAAATGGAATTAATCAACTGGACTAAGCTTGTTAAGATTCTGGTAAGAAACCGATTTAACATGCCTTCTAATGCGATGATTCCAGAATCTATTCGTTCCTTCATTCCATCTGGCCAAGCTTCCGTTCGATCTTGTATCTCATCGACCATTATCATATATTGTTCGGCAAAGGTAGGAATATTTTTGGACAGGTCTTGCAATTGGTTGATTATCATCGGTATCCCCTTGTATAAACCGAAACCAATTCCTCCAAAAAACAATAAATAAATGATGATTACCGCTATCCCTCGGTTCAACCCAGTGTGATGCAGTTTTTCTATAATAGGATGAAGTAAGTAGGTGATAAAAGCCGCCATGATAAAAGGAATGAAGATAGTGATTACTACCGTGAAAATTGGTAACCAAATTTGTTGAAGCTTTAAAAAGATAAAGATGATGCCAAACAATAAAAGAAAAAAGCCTAGTCGATAAAACCATTTTACCTGGATGTCCACATCCACCACCTCCTTGTTATTATTGGGAGTGTGGTGGTTATTTTATACTAAGTCTATGGTAAATATCATTGCTGATTTTGCCCACCCTGTTGATTTTTTGCACAATGTTGATTGGAGTGGACGGTGCGAAGACTCCTGCGGGAGCAGCGGGACAGTTGAGACCCCGCAGGAGCGTTAGCGACGAGGAGGCTCACCGCCCGCCCCTAAGGTGCGCGAAGCGTCTGGAACGGAAATCAACATTCTAGTTTAAAGAGAAAAAAAAGGAACCCCCTCAGTACTGAGGGGGAAGAAATTAAAAAGCTTTACTGATCCGTTTTCCTATTTTTTTCATTTGCCTAGTAGACATCATGTTGTTATTTTTCATTAGATTAAAAGCAGCCATTCCGGCACCTATTGCAAGAGCTGAGGAAACTACCTTGTTCATATGTTTCACCTCTAATTTGATTTTACATGCTGTACCTTCGTACCTCTTCATCAAATAAATCATCAAGTGAACTCAATGAACCATCTTCTTCAACCTGGTGGGTATGGATCAAGTCTTTCCCTAAGGTAAGCTCGATAAAACAATTCCAGCAATAATATTGGTTTATTCCGATTTTACCAATATCCTTGCTTTGGCAGTTTGGACACTTTAACACGGGTGACACCTCACATTGATTTTACATTTACAATGATGGCATCCTTCCCGATTGCAGGCGATTGAACGGTTTTTACGACGCGCTTTCCTTCCTTAATATCCGAAAAGAATCCATCCGTACATTCATACCCTACAATTGTGCCCAATTCTTCCATAAAATAAACATCTTCAATCAAACCAAGCTTTTCACCTTCTGCTGACATGACCATTTTACCAACCAAGCTTCTTTTGTGTTCAATCGTATATTCTGGTGGTTCTGGAATCGGCTCCAATACTTCCTGTTGCCCTACCATAACCCCATCCCAACCAAAAGAAACGATATTTTTAATATCAATAAAATTCATTTTTTTAAACAAAGTTTGCTTTTTTATCAATAATCCTTTTACTGTCCCTTTACTCGAGATGCTTAAGTCACAAACTTCGCCAAGTTTAGACCCACTTTTTAACTCATAAACTGGAAGCCCTTTGACTAATGAAAACGTCCGCAAAGATTATCCCCACCTTTTCGAACATTTATAGTTTCCGTCGTTTATTGTAAAAAGATGATGAGTAACGTTTTCCAAATCCGGATGATTAACACTGTTATTCCATAAAGTCATAAAGGATTAGAGAATTAGATTCTCCGGCTTAATCACAGACTAAATTAACAACTAATTATTTTTAAAAAATATAAATGATATCAACAGGAAAGGAAAGTAAAAATGAAAAAGTGTTCTATGCTTGTATTTAGTTTGCTTTTCATCATACAAATGAATAATCCTCCTGCTTTTGCAGCTGAAAATACCACAAACAATAATAGGTCAAGTCAAGGACAATATATTCTTATGACGAAGGAGGAATTTAGGAATTGGTTATTTTCAAATAGATTTTCTAGAAAAATTAGGATCATTCAAGAACATCACACATGGTTACCATCATACAAGCAATTTAATGGTTCCAATCATTTTTCAATGTTGCAAGGAATGGAGAATTTTCATGTAAAAGAAAAGGGTTGGAA of the Bacillus sp. 1NLA3E genome contains:
- the mltG gene encoding endolytic transglycosylase MltG, translated to MMERQSEAKVVRKIVLIVSMIIFLLMGAVVGGGYFYIKSAMKPVDPNDKHEKKVTIPIGSSVTGIGQILEEKGIIKDAKVFKYYVKFKNEADFMAGNYKLTPAMTIPEIISRLKTGKLLQNAAFKITIPEGKQLKQIADIIAEKTNRGHDEVWAQLNDPAFVKSLMEKYPDLLTDEILNKDVIYPLEGYLFPATYSFYEEKPSIEKVVMEMLDKTKSVLNGYETQMSEQKVSPHKLLTMASLIEEEATEKADRETIASVFYNRVQAGMPLQTDPTVLYATGKHKERVLYEDLKVESPYNTYKYKGLPPGPIASSGTMSIEAALNPKKTDFLYFLATAEGDVIFTKTLSEHNKQKAEHITDK
- a CDS encoding DUF1292 domain-containing protein codes for the protein MDHGENNITVVDDEGNEQLCEVLFTFDSEEFGKSYVLYYPIGADDDDEEDIEIHASSFTPNENDEDGDLTPIETDEEWDLVEEMLNTFLEEQENEE
- the ruvX gene encoding Holliday junction resolvase RuvX — its product is MRVMGLDVGTKTVGVAVSDELGWTAQGLTTLKINEEEKEFGFAEIGEIIKEQQVSKIVVGLPKNMNNTIGPRGEACQAYAGELEKLFSLPVVLWDERLTTMAAERVLLEADVSRKKRKKVIDKMAATLILQGFLDSKF
- a CDS encoding IreB family regulatory phosphoprotein, giving the protein MSSFDKTMRFNFPEEPIEHNVTEVLNQVYGALQEKGYHPINQIVGYLLSGDPAYIPRHRDARNIIRKLERDEIIEELVKSYLKKQHED
- the alaS gene encoding alanine--tRNA ligase, translating into MKKNLSGSDIRRLFLEFFKEKGHAVEPSAPLVPHDDPSLLWINSGVATLKKYFDGRVIPDNPRITNAQKSIRTNDIENVGKTARHHTFFEMLGNFSIGEYFKEEAIEWAWEFLTSEKWIGWEPERLSVTIHPEDTEAFEMWNKKIGIPEERIIRLEGNFWDIGEGPSGPNTEIFYDRGPEYGNDQNDPELYPGGENERYLEVWNLVFSQFNHNPDGTYTPLPKRNIDTGMGLERMASVVQDVPTNFDTDLFMPIIKETEAISGVTYRNNKEADVAFKVIADHIRTVAFAVGDGALPSNEGRGYVLRRLLRRAVRYAKQININRPFMFELVPVVGEIMHDFYPQVKENVEFIQKVIKNEEERFHETLHDGLAILSNVIEKQKEQKSEVIPGEDVFRLYDTYGFPVELTEEYAEESGMKVDHAGFEKEMELQRERARSARHDVDSMQVQGGVLGDIKVESKFIGYQQLETDANVLVILKDGELADAANVGDEVKLILDVTPFYAESGGQIADQGTLVATGVKVKIKDVQKAPNGQNLHQAVIEEGTLKPNAMVKAIVNQEIRGDIIKNHTATHLLQRALKDVLGPHVNQAGSLVEPDRLRFDFSHFGQIHPEELEKIEAIVNEQIWRSIQVNIDLKPIAEAKALGAMALFGEKYGDIVRVVQVGDFSLELCGGCHVPNTSVIGLFKIVSESGIGAGTRRIEAVTGESAYKLLNDQIGILKEVAAKLKSNPKEVVNRIETLLGEIKQLQRENESLSAKLGNIEAGGLVSKIKEIDGIKVLSAKVQASDMNNLRNMADDLKQKIGSGIVLLGSVNDDKVNLIAGVTNDLIEKGYHAGKLIKEVASRCGGGGGGRPDMAQAGGKDPNKLESALSFVDEWVKSV
- a CDS encoding AI-2E family transporter; its protein translation is MDIQVKWFYRLGFFLLLFGIIFIFLKLQQIWLPIFTVVITIFIPFIMAAFITYLLHPIIEKLHHTGLNRGIAVIIIYLLFFGGIGFGLYKGIPMIINQLQDLSKNIPTFAEQYMIMVDEIQDRTEAWPDGMKERIDSGIIALEGMLNRFLTRILTSLVQLINSIFLFAIIPFIAFYMLKDYHLLKKSVWYLTPRAWRKQGILFLRDVDDSLGNYIRGQLLVCVLIGTISALLFWFVDMKYPLLLGFIIGVTNVIPYFGPIIGAIPAVIIAATLSGKMVIISLVIIFILQFLEGNILSPFIVGKSLHMHPLFIMFSLLAGGEIGGILGLILAVPILSISKVAILHAKDHFVRYRHPKENIRP
- a CDS encoding YrzQ family protein yields the protein MNKVVSSALAIGAGMAAFNLMKNNNMMSTRQMKKIGKRISKAF
- a CDS encoding PRC-barrel domain-containing protein, whose product is MRTFSLVKGLPVYELKSGSKLGEVCDLSISSKGTVKGLLIKKQTLFKKMNFIDIKNIVSFGWDGVMVGQQEVLEPIPEPPEYTIEHKRSLVGKMVMSAEGEKLGLIEDVYFMEELGTIVGYECTDGFFSDIKEGKRVVKTVQSPAIGKDAIIVNVKSM